A DNA window from Aquarana catesbeiana isolate 2022-GZ linkage group LG01, ASM4218655v1, whole genome shotgun sequence contains the following coding sequences:
- the LOC141112338 gene encoding olfactory receptor 6B1-like, with translation MEAFQGNNITVFILIGFPTRPELQFILFTVFLITYILTVAENVIIILTVKFNVKLHKPMYYLMCSLSFLEIWFVTVTVPKLLNIFLTQNTKISFVACMIQLYIFISLACTECVLLAAMAFDRCVAICFPLRYTVIMNHTFCIHLAIGSWVLGFSVAMVKATLIFRLHFCGPNVINHFFCDISPVLNLACNDMSFTELVDFILAMVIIMIPLIVIIIIYICILWTVLKLPNNMGLQKAFSTCAFHLTIVILFYTTTLFIYARPRKANPFDRNKLVTILYSILTPLVNPIIYCLRNGEVQQAIRNSITKGIAQ, from the coding sequence ATGGAAGCATTTCAAGGTAATAATATCACAGTTTTCATTCTCATTGGATTTCCGACTCGTCCCGAGCTTCAGTTTATACTATTTACTGTTTTCCTTATAACTTATATTTTAACTGTAGCAGAAAATGTGATCATTATTCTAACAGTCAAGTTTAATGTAAAGCTCCATAAACCAATGTATTATCTTATGTGTAGTTTATCTTTTTTGGAAATATGGTTTGTCACAGTCACTGTTCCCAAACTTCTAAACATCTTTCTAACACAGAATACAAAAATCTCTTTTGTAGCTTGCATGATACAGTTATATATCTTCATATCTTTGGCCTGCACTGAATGTGTTCTATTAGCAGCCATGGCTTTTGATAGATGTGTTGCTATATGTTTCCCTTTACGTTACACAGTCATCATGAATCACACATTTTGTATTCACCTGGCTATTGGGTCTTGGGTGCTAGGGTTTTCTGTTGCAATGGTCAAAGCAACTCTTATTTTTAGGCTTCACTTCTGTGGCCCAAATGTGATCAACCATTTCTTCTGTGACATTTCCCCGGTGCTGAATTTAGCTTGTAATGACATGTCTTTTACTGAGCTGGTGGATTTCATCCTTGCTATGGTGATCATCATGATTCCGCTGATAGTGATCATTATCATATATATATGCATTCTTTGGACCGTGCTAAAATTACCAAACAACATGGGACTCCAGAAGGCTTTCTCTACTTGTGCTTTTCATCTTACCATCGTTATCTTATTTTATACAACCACATTGTTTATTTATGCAAGACCAAGAAAGGCTAATCCATTTGATAGGAATAAATTGGTAACCATTTTATATTCCATTTTGACCCCTCTCGTAAATCCAATAATCTACTGCCTGAGGAATGGAGAAGTACAACAAGCAATAAGAAATTCAATTACTAAAGGCATTGCtcaataa